CAGCATGCGATCGGTACCCGGGTAGGACGGCTGGCCCGGTGCCCACCAGTGGCCCTGCCCGCGGTTGTCATGGTGATAGGCCACCAGCTTCAGGCGGCCCTGCTCGCCCAGGCGCAGGTCGGCATCGACCGAGTACAGGTTGTCATCGCGCAGCGCGCGGCTCTGGTAGTAGGCATCGTCGATGCTGTTGACGCCGCCGCTGAACTGGCACTTGGCCGGATCGCGCGTGCCGGGGGCGCACCAGGCGGCCGCGACGGCACGGTCCCAGTCCGGCGCGTAGATGTTCCAATCCCAGCCCAGGCCGCGGGCCAGCATGTCCTTGGACAGATAGGCATAGTTGGCCTGGCTGGCGCGCGAGGTAGCGACGAACGCGCCGAAACGGTGGTCGCCCACGTTCCACACCGCCTTGGCGTTGAACTGGCGGGTCGTCTGGTTCTGGTACGGCGCGGCCCACATGTCCTGGTCCTGGTGGACACCGGAGACATAGGCGGAGAAGCCGTTGATGTCGCCGGTATCCACGCGCAGGTAGCCGCGGCGCTGGTTGTTATCGCCGACGGTGACGCTGGCGCGGCCGCCGAATTCAGTGGACGGGTCCATCGAGAAGTACTGGATGGTGCCGCCCAGGTTGCTGGTGGAGGCGACGCCCAGTGAACCGATGCCCTGCGACAGTTCAGCGCCGGCGAGGTTCTCGGCGATCAGTGCGCGGGCGATGCTCAGGCCGTTGTAGTTGCCATAGCTGTTGTCGCCCAGCGGGATGCCATCAAGCGTGTAGCCGAGGCGGCTCTTGTCGAAGCCGCGCAGGCTGATGGTCTGCGATTCCTCGTTCGCGCCAAAGGCATCATTGGACTGCACCGATACGCCCGGCAGGCGGTCGAGGATCTTCTGGCCGCTGGTGCCCGGCGGCAGTACCTGTTTGTCCACGGCGGTGATGCGCTGCACCTGGCGGGTTTCGCCCTGGCCGATGACGGACACTGTGTCGAGCGTCTGTGCGCTCAGCGTGGCGTCGGCGGTGGCATCGGTGGTTTCGGCGGCATGGGCGCTGGCAGCGGAGAGCGCGATCGCCACGGCGATCGTGAGGTATCGGGTCTGCATGTAGATCCATTGCATGGGGGAAGTCCGCCGCAGCTCGGTACGGCGCGCGGCCACTATGCAAAGGGAAGATGAAAGGTTTTTTACGAAGTCGCGCGGGTGTTGCGGGCAGTGACGCGCGTCTCATTCGTGGGTTTTTTCGGCAGGGCTGCGCCCTGCACCTGCTCAACGTCAACGTCAACGTCAACGTCAAAAGACTGCATCCCGTGGGATGGCGGGGCACTGTGGATTTGCGGGAACGCCGTTAACCCGTCCATGGGGGCTTGGTCGCCGCATCCATGCGGCTCACACCCCGCAAACCCACAGTGCCCCGCCTTCGACAGTTGCTCGCAATCTGTTGGAATGGCACGGGGTCGGATCCCGTTGCTGGGCAACGGGCTCTGACCCCGGCTCTGAATGCCTTTACTCCGGCGCCAGCTGGTCCATCCGTATGCGGTTGGCGAACAGCGAGAACGCCAGCATGCCCGCCAGCCCGTTGGCCCGGCTGACCCAGTGCGGCAGCCAGCGCGGGGGCTTCAGCACACCGGCCTCGAACAGCGGCGCGAAGGTGATCGCATCGGTCAGGCTCATCTTGCCGGCAAACAGCCAGCGGCAGACCTGCAGGCGATCTTCGGCCAGCATGTGGCGGAAGAAGGTGTGTACCGACACCAGCCCGCGCAGATACACCGTGTCCTTGGTGAAGGCCAGGCCGCCGCTCGGTGGTACACCGCGGAACACGCGCTGCGCCGAGGCGAAACTCTCCTCCGGATTCTGCCCGGCATCGCAGAAGTAGCGGTACACCTCGATGAAATCCGCACCTTCGCGCGCCATCGCGATGGCTTCGGTACGCAGGCTGATGCGCTTCAGCCGCTCGATGTCGATGCTGCCGGTGATCTGCTCGGCAAACGTGGCCAGGCCTTCCTGGGTGGCGGTCACCCGCGGCGACGACAGCGCCAGGCTCGGCAGCACCGGTTGTTCGCGGCCGTTCAAGGCGGTCAGCGAATGCACCAGCGCTTCGTGGTGGAACAGCTGCGCGCGGTCGTAGGCGCTGAAGCGCGCGGTGGTGCGCAGGCGGATGCGGGTCGGCCCAGCCGCGGCCTTCGACACCAGATCCGGATCCAGCTGCACCTGGATGATGCGCGACTCGAAGAAGCCGTCGAGATCATTCTGCAGCTGCAGCTGCAGGGCAATGGCCGACACGGGTACCTGCTCTTCCGGTGCGAGCAGTTCGCTGTCCAGTTCACTGGCGATCTGGATGAAGTGGCGGGCGGCCTCGCGCGTGCTCGGGCCGTTGCCCGGCAGCGGCTGTTCCGGCGCACCGAACAACTGCACCGAACAGCGATCCACCGCGGCCGTGCCAAGGCCTTCCAGCAGCTGTGCTGCCAGGTCCCAGCTCTGTGCGGACTGCTGCACGTAGTGCCCCAGCGGATGGGCCGTGTCGCACTCTGCGGCGATGGCGGCCAGTGCGCGGCGTTCCTCGCTGAAGTCGAGCCGGGGATAATCCACCTTCGGCAGGACAGGCTGGCCGCGGGCCACGCTTTCCAGGAACGGTGCCTGCACCGTTGCCGGCCAGCTGGTCAGCCCCAGCAGGCGGATGCCGCCCACGGCCTCGACCAGTCGCGCGTCGAGTGCCGCATGGTGGGCCACGTCATGGTCCAGCGTCGCCGTCGTTTCCATGGGCGGACTATAGCGCGCCACGGTGGAGGCGGCGGTATCGCGGGGATGCACACCCGCCGGTCCGGTAGCGTCGACTGGCGGTAGAGTCGACTGTTAGTCGACTAACTGTTAGTCCACTACGAAACGCCGCGCGATGATTTCCGTCGAAGAGTAGTCGACTAACAGTCGACTCTACCGTCAGTCGACTCTACCGTCAGTCGACGCTACCGTCAGTCGCTGCTACCGCCGGCGGTTCTTGTTCACCGGGCGGAACTGCTGGCCCTTGCCCTTCCTGCCGCCGCGCTCCTGCGCGGTTTCGGCCTGGCGCACGGCCAGCTTGGCTGCCGCAGCAGCCACTTCTTCCTTCAGCTTGAAGTAGTTCTGCAGCCGGCTCTCTTCAATCTCACCGGCATCGATGGCCGCGCGTACGGCGCATCCCGGCTCCTGCTGGTGCATGCAATCGTTGAAGCGGCACTGCGCAGCCAATGCCTCGATATCGGCGAAACCGCCTTCGGACAGCGTTTCTTCGCCGGTCGGCTTCAGCTCGCGCATGCCCGGTGTGTCGATCAGGCACGCGCCCATCGGCAGCGGCATCAAGGCACGGTGGGTGGTGGTGTGGCGGCCGCGCGAATCGTTGGCGCGCACCGCATTGGTTTTCATCCGCTGCTCGCCCAGCAGAGTATTGGTCAACGTGGATTTGCCGGCACCCGACGAACCCACCAGCACCACCGTGCGGCCGGGGCCCAGCCACGGTTCCAGTACGGACACGCTGTCGGCATCCAGGCCGTTGATCGCGTGCAGGGCGATACCCTGCATCTCCAGCTCCTCCAGCACCGCCAGCGCGTCTTCGCTGTACTCGGTCTGGTCGGCCTTGGTCAGCACCACCACCGGCTCCGCACCGCCACCGCCCACCAGCAGCAGGTAGCGTTCGATGCGGCGGGGGTTGAAGTCGGCATCCAGGCCACAGACGATGAACACCGTGTCGATGTTGGCCGCAATGACCTGCTGGTGGTAATGCTCACCGGCCGCGCCACGCTTGATGGCCGTACGCCGCGGCAGCAGGGCGACGATGCGGATGCCCTCCAGCAGTACCCAGTCACCCACCGCCGGCCGTTCATGGCTGGGGAAGCGCGGCCGTTGCCATTCCGGCAGCGACTCGGCCTTGATCGAGGCTTCCGGGCCATCGGCCACGACATAGTGCGTGCGGTGCTGTTCGATCACCCGCGCCGGGCGGGCCTGCGGGTGCGTGGCCATGGCGGCCTGCCAGTCGGCCTGCTGCGGCGGGCCCGGCCAGGGCCAGCCGATGGTCTGCAGGGCGTTGAAATCGGGGGTCTGGGTCATCGCCGCCATTCTAACCGGCCAGATGCCCTGCCAGCCCAGCAGCCGCAGGCCCTGGGGCC
Above is a genomic segment from Stenotrophomonas sp. ESTM1D_MKCIP4_1 containing:
- a CDS encoding flavohemoglobin expression-modulating QEGLA motif protein; the protein is METTATLDHDVAHHAALDARLVEAVGGIRLLGLTSWPATVQAPFLESVARGQPVLPKVDYPRLDFSEERRALAAIAAECDTAHPLGHYVQQSAQSWDLAAQLLEGLGTAAVDRCSVQLFGAPEQPLPGNGPSTREAARHFIQIASELDSELLAPEEQVPVSAIALQLQLQNDLDGFFESRIIQVQLDPDLVSKAAAGPTRIRLRTTARFSAYDRAQLFHHEALVHSLTALNGREQPVLPSLALSSPRVTATQEGLATFAEQITGSIDIERLKRISLRTEAIAMAREGADFIEVYRYFCDAGQNPEESFASAQRVFRGVPPSGGLAFTKDTVYLRGLVSVHTFFRHMLAEDRLQVCRWLFAGKMSLTDAITFAPLFEAGVLKPPRWLPHWVSRANGLAGMLAFSLFANRIRMDQLAPE
- the rsgA gene encoding ribosome small subunit-dependent GTPase A; its protein translation is MAAMTQTPDFNALQTIGWPWPGPPQQADWQAAMATHPQARPARVIEQHRTHYVVADGPEASIKAESLPEWQRPRFPSHERPAVGDWVLLEGIRIVALLPRRTAIKRGAAGEHYHQQVIAANIDTVFIVCGLDADFNPRRIERYLLLVGGGGAEPVVVLTKADQTEYSEDALAVLEELEMQGIALHAINGLDADSVSVLEPWLGPGRTVVLVGSSGAGKSTLTNTLLGEQRMKTNAVRANDSRGRHTTTHRALMPLPMGACLIDTPGMRELKPTGEETLSEGGFADIEALAAQCRFNDCMHQQEPGCAVRAAIDAGEIEESRLQNYFKLKEEVAAAAAKLAVRQAETAQERGGRKGKGQQFRPVNKNRRR